The sequence TGAGAAAATCTTGTATTGCTAcaacatatttttaatttgcttttttttatattatcaataTTACTAACTTTGAAACTTGAAGAAAACATCATAgaatataattcattttcaGACTTATTTGTATTCAATATATGACAATTTACTcctttttttgtataatccTCAATTTTTTCCATTAACAAATTATGTTGACTTCTTTTAGATATAGAATAAAGATTTTTTTccatacatttatttttcattttcttaaGTAAATATTCAAAAGATTTATTATCCTCTGAtgtgtattttttttgaaaatctCTTAAATTCATATTCAGATTAATTCTGTGTTTTTTTCCATTAGGTAATATAACTAATTtgtaattttcattttcatttgtaaaatcatttttatctgAATATAATAgtaatgaattattattgttattacaCTGGTTCAAAATATCATAACtagttatattttctttttcttcaaaaTTTGTTTTCAAGTCTTTAACATTATCAgaagaataatttaaatcgccattataattttcatctATTATCATTAggttttcattattatcttGGGTTCTTGAAATTAATTCattcttcaattttttaatatcaggataatactttttttctattaaatgtTCTAAAATACTTAAATAATCTTCTTCAAGTAAAACTAtatgattattttttgtacAAAGATAATTTGCGTCATATTCAactatatcattattttcaaataaaactattttttcattctcattttctctttttttttttttcttttttatcttttttaatttgttttcgtcctttaacaaaattttattttcatttaaacttttttcttcactataattttcatcttcttgtaaataaatacacgatgtattattcattatttctttatatattttaatatcttATACATTCAtgctaatatatatatatatttttacttaaagagttacatattaattataatatatatacttaaatttatatttaaaatttctgaATTGTAACTGTTATTTTACTAattctttaataaaattttttttttttttaattttttgaaaaataaaaacttctCTATTACAtcagttttttattttttctcacctcttcattatttaatttcattagTAAAAATTGTTTCAACACAAttcatttaattatttaaaaatatatatatatatctacttaattcatttatcttatatataaactttcataaaaagtatataactttttttgtaatttaaataaaccttaattaaaaaacacaagaaaaaaaataaaataattcattatatacttttttttatcttgaTTAAAGTATTAATTccaatttattatttcttcattttaatttatagataaaatttcatattttaacttccaaaaatattttttttttttttctctcgcAAAAAAATTAGTGAATAAATCAAGAAGTGCTGTATAAATTCCTTTTaactaatatttttaattcatgtagatttttattatttcctcattttttttaaatttcttcttttaaatgTGAACAATTATAAGTACTTTTaagtattaaaatttaaaaattttgctTTAATAATACaagaaaattttgaaattaaaatataaaataaaagtgtTGAAGATTTAATATTTGAAGAAAATGTTTTTTGATATCATTTCTTcagtattattttaaatactaTTTTcgttatttgttttttttttttttgtggagaagattaaaaaaatgaaatgtaATGGAAAAGTaggttattttttaaatctgaAAAAAGAATATGGAGATAGAGctgatataatatttaaaaaattagaagaaaaaaatgttcaGGGTGCATTTATAAcagattttataaaaattgattttattaatataaccaa comes from Plasmodium relictum strain SGS1 genome assembly, chromosome: 9 and encodes:
- a CDS encoding ES2 protein, putative — protein: MNNTSCIYLQEDENYSEEKSLNENKILLKDENKLKKIKKKKKKRENENEKIVLFENNDIVEYDANYLCTKNNHIVLLEEDYLSILEHLIEKKYYPDIKKLKNELISRTQDNNENLMIIDENYNGDLNYSSDNVKDLKTNFEEKENITSYDILNQCNNNNNSLLLYSDKNDFTNENENYKLVILPNGKKHRINLNMNLRDFQKKYTSEDNKSFEYLLKKMKNKCMEKNLYSISKRSQHNLLMEKIEDYTKKGVNCHILNTNKSENELYSMMFSSSFKVSNIDNIKKSKLKICCSNTRFSQEYNEDIEKQINQSGEIKELKLLKKEKENKEDKMIEQGKFNLLTRNNQYEYVKTPLIQAGKGIDKSPIITWGNIINTPKLIENENENENEKNEFCDESNSYRSKQKENEEDEGNVYIKNEFNLQKINKREIIAEKLQNSLKNIKYNKEILKKKNINFLINKNYSSRMSSTSFKNSVLSRQSQKRLSELALKSSLVSQILNKKKKKIDG